The proteins below come from a single Cylindrospermopsis raciborskii Cr2010 genomic window:
- a CDS encoding Uma2 family endonuclease, which produces MVRQVPPKTQLGVVKSNKNQLGETIASEIVYPESDGEPMADNTRQFTWIVKIKENLEILFKYNADVFVAGDLFWYPVKGSNKIKLAPDTMVVFGRPKAHRGSYRQWEEDNIPPQVVFEILSPGNSQDEMDKKKLFYLKHGVEEYYVYDPDRISLEVSIRENNSFKEIKDFSVWTSPRLNVRFDMTGDELVIYYPDGGRFLSPVELSNYAEQENQRAERETQRAEREKLLKEQETQRAEREKLLKEQETQRAEREKLLKEQEKFLKEQETQRAEQERLLKEQEKFLKEQEQLKYQTLLAQLKAKGIDISTLE; this is translated from the coding sequence ATGGTGAGGCAAGTTCCACCAAAAACTCAACTGGGGGTGGTAAAATCCAATAAAAATCAGCTTGGGGAGACGATCGCGTCTGAAATTGTCTACCCAGAAAGTGATGGTGAACCCATGGCGGATAATACTAGGCAATTCACATGGATTGTCAAAATAAAGGAGAATTTAGAAATACTATTTAAGTATAATGCGGATGTGTTTGTAGCTGGGGACTTATTTTGGTATCCAGTGAAGGGTAGTAACAAAATTAAACTAGCTCCCGATACCATGGTGGTGTTTGGGAGACCCAAGGCACACCGGGGGTCTTATCGACAGTGGGAAGAAGATAATATTCCTCCCCAGGTGGTGTTTGAAATTTTATCTCCTGGTAATAGTCAAGATGAAATGGACAAAAAAAAGCTGTTTTATCTGAAACATGGAGTAGAAGAGTATTATGTGTATGACCCAGATAGGATTAGTCTAGAAGTATCTATTAGAGAAAATAATTCATTTAAAGAGATTAAGGATTTTAGTGTTTGGACTAGTCCAAGACTGAATGTACGGTTTGATATGACGGGAGATGAATTAGTCATCTACTATCCAGATGGTGGTAGGTTTCTTAGTCCTGTAGAGTTGAGCAATTATGCAGAACAAGAAAATCAACGTGCAGAACGGGAAACTCAGCGTGCAGAACGGGAAAAACTGCTTAAAGAGCAGGAAACTCAGCGTGCAGAACGGGAAAAACTGCTTAAAGAGCAGGAAACTCAACGTGCAGAACGGGAAAAACTGCTTAAAGAACAGGAAAAATTTCTGAAAGAGCAGGAAACTCAACGTGCAGAACAGGAAAGACTGCTTAAAGAACAGGAAAAATTTCTGAAAGAGCAGGAACAACTAAAATATCAAACCTTACTAGCACAATTAAAAGCTAAGGGTATTGATATCAGCACACTCGAATAA
- a CDS encoding DUF268 domain-containing protein, with translation MVVSILELPLYIYQLTSFSIRSKSPVKIRLFPYLTDRRDFAGSISRHYFHQDLWAARKVYENKPENHIDVGSRIDGFVAHLLTFRTVEVLDVRKMTSSVKGMTFRQVNLMEFQKVPGSVCDSLSCLHALEHFGLGRYGDPIDPEGHIKGLKSLTKMLKSGGTLLLSVPTGKERIEFNGHRIFSVTTILNLTTSDYDLVSFSYIDDTNTLYENVDTSFVPTMLYGCGLYELKKK, from the coding sequence ATGGTAGTTTCCATCTTAGAATTACCACTTTATATTTATCAACTCACTTCATTTTCGATAAGAAGCAAAAGTCCAGTTAAGATTCGATTGTTTCCCTATTTAACTGATAGACGTGATTTTGCTGGTAGTATCAGTCGCCATTATTTCCATCAAGATCTATGGGCAGCTAGAAAGGTCTACGAGAATAAACCAGAGAATCACATTGATGTAGGATCTCGAATTGATGGTTTTGTAGCGCATTTACTCACGTTTCGTACGGTCGAAGTGCTAGATGTGAGAAAAATGACCTCTTCTGTGAAGGGAATGACCTTTAGGCAAGTTAATCTGATGGAATTTCAAAAAGTGCCTGGCAGCGTATGTGATTCACTTTCTTGTCTTCATGCCCTGGAACACTTTGGTTTAGGTCGCTACGGGGATCCGATTGATCCCGAGGGACATATTAAAGGACTTAAGTCTTTAACTAAGATGCTAAAATCAGGTGGGACGTTGTTGTTATCAGTTCCCACAGGAAAAGAAAGAATAGAGTTCAACGGACACCGCATTTTTTCCGTAACCACTATACTAAATTTAACTACTAGTGACTATGACTTAGTGTCATTTTCATACATAGATGATACAAACACTTTATATGAGAACGTTGATACATCATTTGTTCCCACCATGTTGTATGGGTGTGGACTATACGAGTTGAAAAAGAAGTAG
- a CDS encoding GTP-binding protein yields the protein MQEFQSRVVSQETHLNRARASIKQTLSWYAYLRKSGHLSSRPDLASLIKPQMEILNATLHKLDSNLIKIAAFGLVSRGKSAVLNSLLGEKILETGPLNGVTQWPRSLRWQSGTKVCVELIDTPGLDEINGEVRGEMARTVAQQADLILFVVSGDITRTEYQALLELRQAQKPLILVFNKIDLYPDTDKSTIYHNLQVLGAATGDQESDPLLPDEIVMVSAEPAPMEVRVEYADGRISYEWETPKPQVQELKQTILNILNREGRSLLALNALVQARESEAIIAEKTLYFRQQEAEALIWRFCKYKALAIALNPIGFLDVIGGLITDLALIRSLARLYSLPMTSYEATRLLKTILLSSGGLLLAEIASNLVLGMGKSAAAVAGEGSINITTFAGGALAQSGVASYGAYAVGKAAQVYLENGCTWGRLGANTVIEEILTQVEKNTILYRLKQKIK from the coding sequence ATGCAGGAATTTCAGTCGCGAGTAGTTTCCCAAGAAACCCATCTAAATCGCGCTCGTGCCAGCATCAAACAAACTCTATCTTGGTATGCCTATCTTCGTAAGTCAGGACACTTGTCGTCTAGACCAGATTTGGCAAGTTTGATTAAACCTCAAATGGAAATCCTCAATGCTACTCTGCACAAGCTGGACTCAAATCTGATCAAAATAGCTGCTTTTGGTCTGGTCAGTCGTGGTAAGTCCGCTGTGTTAAATTCCCTCCTGGGGGAAAAAATCCTGGAAACAGGACCTCTTAATGGTGTCACTCAATGGCCCCGCTCCCTCCGTTGGCAATCGGGTACTAAGGTGTGTGTTGAATTAATTGATACTCCTGGTTTGGATGAAATCAATGGGGAAGTTCGGGGAGAAATGGCTCGCACTGTGGCACAACAAGCTGATTTAATTCTGTTCGTGGTATCCGGAGATATAACTAGAACAGAGTACCAAGCTTTACTAGAATTACGACAAGCTCAAAAACCTCTGATTTTAGTGTTCAATAAAATAGATTTGTATCCAGATACGGATAAAAGCACAATTTATCACAATTTACAAGTTTTAGGAGCAGCTACGGGTGATCAGGAAAGTGATCCATTATTACCAGATGAAATTGTGATGGTGTCCGCTGAACCTGCACCTATGGAGGTGAGGGTGGAATATGCAGATGGTAGGATAAGTTATGAATGGGAAACTCCCAAACCTCAAGTGCAAGAGCTAAAGCAAACTATTCTGAATATACTAAATCGAGAAGGGCGATCGCTTTTGGCTTTGAATGCACTGGTACAAGCTAGGGAATCGGAAGCAATTATAGCGGAAAAAACTTTGTATTTTCGTCAACAAGAAGCGGAGGCGTTGATTTGGCGATTCTGTAAATATAAGGCCTTAGCTATTGCTCTAAATCCCATTGGTTTTTTAGATGTTATTGGTGGTCTAATTACTGATTTGGCTTTAATTCGTTCTTTGGCTAGATTATACTCTCTCCCTATGACTAGCTATGAAGCAACTAGGTTATTAAAAACTATCCTCTTGAGCTCTGGTGGTCTATTACTTGCAGAAATAGCTAGCAATTTAGTTCTAGGCATGGGTAAAAGTGCAGCAGCAGTAGCTGGTGAAGGTTCTATAAACATTACTACTTTTGCTGGTGGTGCCCTGGCTCAGTCCGGTGTGGCTTCTTATGGTGCTTATGCTGTAGGAAAAGCCGCACAAGTATATTTAGAAAATGGCTGCACCTGGGGAAGGTTGGGTGCTAATACTGTAATTGAGGAAATTTTGACTCAGGTGGAAAAAAATACTATTTTGTACCGATTGAAACAAAAAATAAAATGA
- a CDS encoding Uma2 family endonuclease translates to MVRQVPPKTQLGVIKSNINQVGETIVPEIVYPESDGEPMADNTRQFTWIVKIKENLEILFKCNADVFVAGDLFWYPVKGSNKIKLAPDTMVVFGRPKGHRGSYRQWEEDNIPPQVVFEILSPGNTQDEMDKKKLFYLKHGVEEYYVYDPDRISLEVSIRENNSFKEIKDFSVWTSPRMNVRFDMMGDELVIYYPDGGRFLSPVELSNYAEQENQRAERERLLKEQERFLKEQETRRAEKERLLKEQERFLKEQETQRAEREKLLREQEQLKYQTLLAQLKAKGIDISTLE, encoded by the coding sequence ATGGTGAGGCAAGTTCCACCCAAAACTCAACTGGGGGTGATAAAATCTAACATTAATCAGGTTGGGGAGACAATCGTCCCTGAAATTGTCTACCCAGAAAGTGATGGTGAACCCATGGCGGATAATACTAGGCAATTCACATGGATTGTCAAAATCAAGGAGAATTTAGAAATACTATTTAAGTGTAATGCGGATGTGTTTGTAGCTGGGGACTTATTTTGGTATCCAGTGAAGGGTAGTAACAAAATTAAACTAGCTCCCGATACCATGGTGGTGTTTGGGAGACCCAAGGGACACCGGGGGTCTTATCGACAGTGGGAGGAGGATAATATTCCTCCCCAGGTGGTGTTTGAAATTTTATCTCCTGGTAATACTCAAGATGAAATGGACAAAAAAAAGCTGTTTTATCTGAAACATGGAGTAGAAGAGTATTATGTGTATGACCCAGATAGAATTAGTTTAGAAGTATCTATTAGGGAAAATAATTCATTTAAAGAGATTAAGGATTTTAGTGTTTGGACTAGTCCAAGAATGAATGTACGGTTTGATATGATGGGAGATGAATTAGTCATCTATTATCCAGATGGTGGTAGGTTTCTTAGTCCTGTAGAGTTGAGCAATTATGCAGAACAAGAAAATCAACGTGCAGAACGGGAAAGACTGCTTAAAGAACAAGAAAGATTTCTGAAAGAGCAGGAAACTCGGCGTGCAGAAAAGGAAAGACTGCTTAAAGAACAAGAAAGATTTCTGAAAGAGCAAGAAACTCAACGTGCAGAACGGGAAAAACTGCTTAGAGAGCAGGAACAACTAAAGTATCAAACCTTACTAGCACAATTAAAAGCTAAGGGTATTGATATCAGCACACTCGAATAA
- a CDS encoding type II toxin-antitoxin system HicA family toxin, whose amino-acid sequence MPKKIRELKAMLLKAGFIQRTGKGSHTIWIHEKMPDMPITIAGKDGDDAKIYLEKQVKQRLARLEELQ is encoded by the coding sequence ATGCCTAAAAAAATTCGAGAACTAAAGGCAATGTTGTTAAAAGCCGGGTTTATCCAACGGACTGGTAAAGGTAGTCACACAATCTGGATTCACGAAAAAATGCCAGATATGCCAATAACAATTGCAGGTAAGGATGGTGACGATGCTAAAATCTATTTAGAGAAACAAGTTAAACAAAGACTCGCAAGACTAGAAGAATTGCAATGA
- a CDS encoding type II toxin-antitoxin system HicB family antitoxin encodes MNSHYSMIIFWSQEDNCYVVHLPDFPFQDIHTHGNTYEEAAKHGQQVIDSYLQLYQENNQPLPQPKNLLKYIQVA; translated from the coding sequence ATGAATTCACATTACAGTATGATTATTTTCTGGTCTCAAGAGGATAACTGCTATGTAGTCCACCTCCCTGACTTCCCTTTTCAAGACATCCACACCCACGGGAATACTTATGAGGAAGCAGCCAAACATGGTCAGCAAGTGATTGACAGTTATCTTCAGCTTTATCAAGAAAATAACCAACCTCTACCCCAGCCTAAAAACCTCTTGAAATATATTCAGGTAGCATAA
- a CDS encoding HNH endonuclease signature motif containing protein — MCGEPLLNGDGIETHHIVPVAKGGLDDIENLKYLHSVSHKQAHSKPKLKGLK, encoded by the coding sequence ATCTGCGGTGAACCACTACTCAATGGAGATGGAATCGAAACCCACCACATAGTACCTGTTGCAAAAGGTGGTCTGGACGACATAGAAAACCTGAAGTATTTGCACTCAGTCTCTCATAAACAGGCACACTCAAAACCCAAGTTGAAAGGCTTGAAGTAA
- a CDS encoding Uma2 family endonuclease, which produces MVRQVPPKTQLGVVKSNINQVGETIASEIVYPESDGEPMADNTRQFTWIVKIKENLEILFKYNADVFVAGDLFWYPVKGSNKIKLAPDTMVVFGRPKGHRGSYRQWEEDNIPPQVVFEILSPGNSQDEMDKKKLFYLKHGVEEYYVYDPDRISLEVSIRENNSFKEIKDFSVWTSPRLNVRFDMTGDELVIYYPDGGRFLSPVELSNYAEQENQRAEREKLLKEQETQRAEREKLLKEQETQRAEREKLLKEQETQRAEREKLLKEQETQRAEQERLLKEQEKFLKEQEQLKYQTLLAQLKAKGIDISTLE; this is translated from the coding sequence ATGGTGAGGCAAGTTCCACCAAAAACTCAACTGGGGGTGGTAAAATCTAACATTAATCAGGTTGGGGAGACGATCGCGTCTGAAATTGTCTACCCAGAAAGTGATGGTGAACCCATGGCGGATAATACTAGGCAATTCACATGGATTGTCAAAATAAAGGAGAATTTAGAAATACTATTTAAGTATAATGCGGATGTGTTTGTGGCTGGGGACTTATTTTGGTATCCAGTGAAGGGTAGTAACAAAATTAAACTAGCTCCCGATACCATGGTGGTGTTTGGGAGACCCAAGGGACACCGGGGGTCTTATCGACAGTGGGAAGAAGATAATATTCCTCCCCAGGTGGTGTTTGAAATTTTATCTCCTGGTAATAGTCAAGATGAAATGGACAAAAAAAAGCTGTTTTATCTGAAACATGGAGTAGAAGAGTATTATGTGTATGACCCAGATAGGATTAGTCTAGAAGTATCTATTAGAGAAAATAATTCATTTAAAGAGATTAAGGATTTTAGTGTTTGGACTAGTCCAAGACTGAATGTACGGTTTGATATGACGGGAGATGAATTAGTCATCTACTATCCAGATGGTGGTAGGTTTCTTAGTCCTGTAGAGTTGAGCAATTATGCAGAACAAGAAAATCAACGTGCAGAACGGGAAAAACTGCTTAAAGAGCAGGAAACTCAGCGTGCAGAACGGGAAAAACTGCTTAAAGAGCAGGAAACTCAGCGTGCAGAACGGGAAAAACTGCTTAAAGAGCAGGAAACTCAACGTGCAGAACGGGAAAAACTGCTTAAAGAGCAGGAAACTCAACGTGCAGAACAGGAAAGACTGCTTAAAGAACAGGAAAAATTTCTGAAAGAGCAGGAACAACTAAAATATCAAACCTTACTAGCACAATTAAAAGCTAAGGGTATTGATATCAGCACACTCGAATAA
- a CDS encoding oligosaccharide flippase family protein → MLKNGAYNIIGASLRAVAGIITGPVLSRLMGLEEYGIWALISSVLAFLTVVEGGLSNAITVFLSRDIADKDDLKISETITISLTWMLVLAILASVFLYSTAGIVINYFPGLSSTQQHNSIRALQIGCFSVLCQLLQQVFIGIEQAYHEYKLLSFLKTVQFGSLSVGWIISAHLGGGSVTLATWQLVVTLIVLGWHIYVVRALTKDHNLQFLWNNQRATQIFRYNLAMWLMTIGGILFTRGDRIVVGSVLGPESLAIYAIVSDVASGINFLVAQPIQPFLPVVSRLALDSTSLHALQNKFRQVIQINSCMAVWSGSLVLIFSPLVISYAIGLKGSEYNTALFCLQALALITTIQSLCNTGYYVFMSQDVRYLASILFIGGFSSILLIYLGSLGYGLVGSIIGNFGYNIMTICTFKSAEKFGISYRLTFTYMAFPMFLFFMTFAMNYIFYFPHSIFSFLLVLQCCVVLTWFAFQNNIRIPTIIRSLGR, encoded by the coding sequence ATGTTAAAAAATGGAGCCTATAATATAATAGGAGCTTCGCTGCGTGCAGTAGCTGGTATAATTACGGGACCGGTTCTGTCCCGTTTAATGGGTTTGGAAGAATATGGTATTTGGGCTCTTATCTCGTCAGTGTTAGCTTTCCTAACAGTGGTAGAGGGGGGACTATCTAATGCAATTACCGTCTTTCTTTCCAGAGATATTGCTGATAAAGATGACCTAAAGATATCTGAGACCATAACCATTTCGCTGACCTGGATGCTAGTTTTAGCAATTTTAGCATCTGTATTCCTGTATTCAACCGCAGGAATAGTTATCAATTACTTTCCTGGGCTAAGTTCTACACAGCAGCACAACAGTATTCGAGCTTTACAGATAGGTTGTTTTTCGGTTTTGTGCCAGCTATTACAACAGGTGTTTATAGGAATTGAACAGGCATACCATGAGTATAAACTACTGAGTTTTTTAAAAACTGTACAATTTGGATCATTGAGTGTTGGATGGATTATTTCCGCCCATTTAGGTGGAGGTTCGGTTACACTTGCCACCTGGCAACTGGTTGTGACTTTAATTGTTCTAGGTTGGCACATTTATGTGGTTAGAGCTTTGACTAAAGATCACAATCTACAATTTCTATGGAACAACCAAAGAGCTACCCAAATTTTTCGCTACAATTTAGCAATGTGGTTAATGACGATTGGAGGAATCTTATTTACACGTGGTGATAGAATTGTCGTGGGTTCGGTCTTAGGTCCAGAGTCTCTGGCCATTTATGCCATAGTAAGTGATGTTGCATCTGGAATAAATTTCCTTGTAGCGCAGCCAATTCAACCATTTTTACCTGTGGTTAGTCGCCTTGCACTAGACTCTACCTCCTTGCATGCTCTCCAAAATAAGTTTAGACAGGTCATCCAAATAAATAGCTGTATGGCGGTTTGGTCTGGATCACTTGTTTTAATTTTCTCCCCACTTGTTATTAGTTATGCGATTGGATTGAAGGGTAGTGAGTACAATACTGCATTGTTTTGTCTTCAAGCATTGGCACTGATAACCACCATACAGTCTCTTTGTAACACCGGCTACTATGTTTTTATGAGTCAAGATGTTAGATATTTGGCATCAATATTGTTTATAGGTGGGTTTTCATCTATACTACTAATATATCTAGGATCGCTAGGATATGGTTTAGTGGGATCAATTATTGGAAATTTTGGCTACAACATAATGACCATTTGCACTTTTAAATCTGCCGAGAAATTCGGTATTAGTTATAGGTTAACTTTTACTTATATGGCTTTTCCAATGTTTTTGTTTTTCATGACATTTGCCATGAATTACATATTTTATTTCCCTCACTCCATTTTCTCATTTTTACTAGTCTTGCAGTGCTGTGTGGTTCTGACCTGGTTTGCTTTCCAAAATAATATCCGTATTCCTACAATTATTAGGAGTTTAGGAAGATAA
- a CDS encoding Uma2 family endonuclease, with amino-acid sequence MVRQVPPKTQLGVIKSNINQVGETIVPEIVYPESDGEPMADNTRQFTWIVKIKENLEILFKCNADVFVAGDLFWYPVKGSNKIKLAPDTMVVFGRPKGHRGSYRQWEEDNIPPQVVFEILSPGNTQDEMDKKKLFYLKHGVEEYYVYDPDRISLEVSIRENNSFKEIKDFSVWTSPRLNVRFDMTGDELVIYYPDGGRFLSPVELSNYAEQENQRAEREKLLKEQETQRAEREKLLKEQETQRAEREKLLKEQERFLKEQETQRAEQERLLKEQEQLKYQTLLAQLKAKGIDISTLE; translated from the coding sequence ATGGTGAGGCAAGTTCCACCCAAAACTCAACTGGGGGTGATAAAATCTAACATTAATCAGGTTGGGGAGACAATCGTCCCTGAAATTGTCTACCCAGAAAGTGATGGTGAACCCATGGCGGATAATACTAGGCAATTCACATGGATTGTCAAAATCAAGGAGAATTTAGAAATACTATTTAAGTGTAATGCGGATGTGTTTGTAGCTGGGGACTTATTTTGGTATCCAGTGAAGGGTAGTAACAAAATTAAACTAGCTCCCGATACCATGGTGGTGTTTGGGAGACCCAAGGGACACCGGGGGTCTTATCGACAGTGGGAGGAGGATAATATTCCTCCCCAGGTGGTGTTTGAAATTTTATCTCCTGGTAATACTCAAGATGAAATGGACAAAAAAAAGCTGTTTTATCTGAAACATGGAGTAGAAGAGTATTATGTGTATGACCCAGATAGAATTAGTCTAGAAGTATCTATTAGGGAAAACAATTCATTTAAAGAGATTAAGGATTTTAGTGTTTGGACTAGTCCAAGACTGAATGTACGGTTTGATATGACGGGAGATGAATTAGTCATCTATTATCCAGATGGTGGTAGGTTTCTTAGTCCTGTAGAGTTGAGCAATTATGCAGAACAAGAAAATCAACGTGCAGAACGGGAAAAACTGCTTAAAGAGCAGGAAACTCAGCGTGCAGAACGGGAAAAACTGCTTAAAGAGCAGGAAACTCAACGTGCAGAACGGGAAAAACTGCTTAAAGAACAAGAAAGATTTCTGAAAGAGCAGGAAACTCAACGTGCAGAACAGGAAAGACTGCTTAAAGAGCAGGAACAACTAAAGTATCAAACCTTACTAGCACAATTAAAAGCTAAGGGTATTGATATCAGCACACTCGAATAA
- a CDS encoding Uma2 family endonuclease, translating into MVRQVPPKTQLGVVKSNKNQLGETIASEIVYPESDGEPMADNTRQFTWIVKIKENLEILFKYNADVFVAGDLFWYPVKGSNKIKLAPDTMVVFGRPKAHRGSYRQWEEDNIPPQVVFEILSPGNSQDEMDKKKLFYLKHGVEEYYVYDPDRISLEVSIRENNSFKEIKDFSVWTSPRLNVRFDMTGDELVIYYPDGGRFLSPVELSNYAEQENQRAEREKLLKEQETQRAEREKLLKEQETQRAEREKLLKEQERFLKEQETQRAEQERLLKEQEQLKYQTLLAQLKAKGIDISTLE; encoded by the coding sequence ATGGTGAGGCAAGTTCCACCAAAAACTCAACTGGGGGTGGTAAAATCCAATAAAAATCAGCTTGGGGAGACGATCGCGTCTGAAATTGTCTACCCAGAAAGTGATGGTGAACCCATGGCGGATAATACTAGGCAATTCACATGGATTGTCAAAATAAAGGAGAATTTAGAAATACTATTTAAGTATAATGCGGATGTGTTTGTAGCTGGGGACTTATTTTGGTATCCAGTGAAGGGTAGTAACAAAATTAAACTAGCTCCCGATACCATGGTGGTGTTTGGGAGACCCAAGGCACACCGGGGGTCTTATCGACAGTGGGAAGAAGATAATATTCCTCCCCAGGTGGTGTTTGAAATTTTATCTCCTGGTAATAGTCAAGATGAAATGGACAAAAAAAAGCTGTTTTATCTGAAACATGGAGTAGAAGAGTATTATGTGTATGACCCAGATAGGATTAGTCTAGAAGTATCTATTAGGGAAAACAATTCATTTAAAGAGATTAAGGATTTTAGTGTTTGGACTAGTCCAAGACTGAATGTACGGTTTGATATGACGGGAGATGAATTAGTCATCTATTATCCAGATGGTGGTAGGTTTCTTAGTCCTGTAGAGTTGAGCAATTATGCAGAACAAGAAAATCAACGTGCAGAACGGGAAAAACTGCTTAAAGAGCAGGAAACTCAGCGTGCAGAACGGGAAAAACTGCTTAAAGAGCAGGAAACTCAACGTGCAGAACGGGAAAAACTGCTTAAAGAACAAGAAAGATTTCTGAAAGAGCAGGAAACTCAACGTGCAGAACAGGAAAGACTGCTTAAAGAGCAGGAACAACTAAAGTATCAAACCTTACTAGCACAATTAAAAGCTAAGGGTATTGATATCAGCACACTCGAATAA
- a CDS encoding Uma2 family endonuclease gives MVRQVPPKTQLGVIKSNINQVGETIVPEIVYPESDGEPMADNTRQFTWIVKIKENLEILFKCNADVFVAGDLFWYPVKGSNKIKLAPDTMVVFGRPKGHRGSYRQWEEDNIPPQVVFEILSPGNSQDEMDKKKLFYLKHGVEEYYVYDPDRISLEVSIRENNSFKEIKDFSVWTSPRLNVRFDMTGDELVIYYQDGGRFLSPVELSNYAEQENQRAERERLLKEQERFLKEQETQRAEREKLLKEQETQRAEREKLLKEQETQRAEQERLLKEQEQLKYQTLLAQLKAKGIDISTLE, from the coding sequence ATGGTGAGGCAAGTTCCACCCAAAACTCAACTGGGGGTGATAAAATCTAACATTAATCAGGTTGGGGAGACAATCGTCCCTGAAATTGTCTACCCAGAAAGTGATGGTGAACCCATGGCGGATAATACTAGGCAATTCACATGGATTGTCAAAATCAAGGAGAATTTAGAAATACTATTTAAGTGTAATGCGGATGTGTTTGTAGCTGGGGACTTATTTTGGTATCCAGTGAAGGGTAGTAACAAAATTAAACTAGCTCCCGATACCATGGTGGTGTTTGGGAGACCCAAGGGACACCGGGGGTCTTATCGACAGTGGGAGGAGGATAATATTCCTCCCCAGGTGGTGTTTGAAATTTTATCTCCTGGTAATAGTCAAGATGAAATGGACAAAAAAAAGCTGTTTTATCTGAAACATGGAGTAGAAGAGTATTATGTGTATGACCCAGATAGAATTAGTCTAGAAGTATCTATTAGGGAAAACAATTCATTTAAAGAGATTAAGGATTTTAGTGTTTGGACTAGTCCAAGACTGAATGTACGGTTTGATATGACGGGAGATGAATTAGTCATCTACTATCAAGATGGTGGTAGGTTTCTTAGTCCTGTAGAGTTGAGCAATTATGCAGAACAAGAAAATCAACGTGCAGAACGGGAAAGACTGCTTAAAGAACAAGAAAGATTTCTGAAAGAGCAGGAAACTCAACGTGCAGAACGGGAAAAACTGCTTAAAGAGCAGGAAACTCAACGTGCAGAACGGGAAAAACTGCTTAAAGAGCAGGAAACTCAGCGTGCAGAACAGGAAAGACTGCTTAAAGAGCAGGAACAACTAAAGTATCAAACCTTACTAGCACAATTAAAAGCAAAGGGTATTGATATCAGTACACTCGAATAA